CCCCGCCTAAAAGAGGCTTCCATCTATTACGCGCAGACAGATGTGAATAAAATGGACCTGCGAAACTGGCGCAACCCAAATTCGCAGATAAACGGCAGAATCGTTTACAGCTATAGTGATAACTACAATTTGGTTTGCCGCTATCGGGAGTATTACCGTGACGTGAATGGTGACGGGGAGATTAAAGGAAAAGATGAGATAATCGAATCCCTGAGTTTGGGGATTGAATTCCAGTTTTGATGATTCTGTTTAAGGTTCATGCTGATTACGCCGATTAGGCTGATTATGTATTAAAAGTTGTAGCGTTTTGTCGTTTCGCTGCGTGTCAGACGAAAAAAGCACCCACTACCAACTGACGACTCTATACTGACAACTTACAACAGTCCCCCGTCTTAAAGTCTCACACTCTTGGTCTTCCTTGACCCTGGCTCAGGCGTCACACATTCATGCCTCATGATCAAACCCATAAAAACAGGGGATGTTCGGCGGATAATATGCAAATACTCCAGGGCTGCCAGACAGGGAGGATTTGAAATTGAGGAACACCGGTTTTTAACCGGTCGGACCTCCGGATTTATCCGGAAAATGGATAGCGGGGCTTTTTCATATTGTGCCTGAAAATTACCGCCAAACCAGCCCAGCCCGTCATCCTGAACGAAGTGAAGGATCCAGGCCTTGGTGCTAAAGAATGTTCCTCTGACAAGCCAGACTCTGTAAACCGTGAACCAGCCCCGAACCGGCCTATCACCCCAAAGACTTATCGCCTGCCGTCGGCGCTAACGCGCCGCTTGAAAAACAGGGACTGGATTCTATCGCTACGCCACATAATGACTCATTGGCACAGGGTTTTCAGCCTGAAGAGCGAAGTGGGGATTGTCCTTTAAAGCCTTTTCCCTACATGGACTGGATTCTTCACTTCGTTCAGAATGACGCGTAGACTCAGGTCTTTCAGTGCAATTGACTCCACACACTACCTCGCCATCTCTCTACCTCGCCAAAAAACTTACAACAGCGGCAAAGTCGCCAGCCAAAGCTTCCCCACTCCCTCCAGTTCCAGCCTTTCCGGTTCCGCGCTCACGAAGGCACTTTCGCCCTTTTTGAGGCTCAGGCTCTCCCCCGCTGCCTTCAGACTGACGTTTCCATCCTCACATAAAAGTATCAGCGGAGCTTCGTTTAATTTCAAAACGACGCCACAGCCATCCAAGCGCAAATGTCGCAGTTCAAATTCCCGCGCGGGAGTGCGATAGGCCTCCAGGCCGGAGCCGATGTTTTCAGGCTTCAAAATTCCACCCGGATACGGTCTGAAATCCAAAACACGCGCCAGTTCCAGGCTGTCGATGTGTTTGGGGCTCAGTCCACCGCGCAAAACATTGTCTGAATTTCCCATAATTTCGATGCCCGCGCCTTCCAGGTAAGCGTGCAACACGCCCGCTTCCAAAAACAGCGCCTCACCGGGCTCGAGCTGGAAAATATTCAAATACAACGGTGCCAGCAGACCCCGGTCTCCCGGATGGTGACGTTTGAGCCCCAAAATGCAATCCCGAATCTCGGGATCGAGAACATTTCCTGGCAGGGCTTCATCCAAGGCTGCCAAAGCCTTTGACAACGTATCCTGCCCCAAATTCAAGAGTTCCATTGACAAATCGGCGAAAGTGCGCGGATTGGGATGGAGCTCAAACACATCATATTTGCGTAAAAACCCCGAAACACCGGCATCCTTGAGGTTTTTGGCAATCTCATCCGCGGGACGAAAACCGCAGATGGCCTTGAAGGGCGTGAGAGCGCAGAGCAATTCCGGCTTTGGCAGAGGATCGCGATAGTTCCTCAGCGGCGAATCCAGAGGCAGCGCCAGGCTGTTCTCGCGCTCGAAGCCCAGCTTGGCTTGAGCCGCACTGGGATGAGCCTGCAGGGAAAGTGGTTCTGCCGCCGCCAAAACCTTCAGCAGGAAGGGAAGCTCTCCCTGTGCCAGAGCGACGCCGCGTCCCAGGGTGCGATCGGGATCTGAAGCAATCAGTTCGCGCAGGCTGCGCCCGTTTTCAGCCAAAATGCTGGATGCGCTGGGATGGGCTCCCAGCCACATTTCTGCCACAGGCAGTCCCGAATCTGGCGTTTTTCCCAAAAGATGGGGAATGAATTCCGGCGAACCCCAGGCATAGTTTTTCAGCGGCGCGATTAGCCTGTGCAGCGCCATCATTGTTCCTCAATCCTGCCCAGGCGTCCCTGCAGCAGTTGCAGCATCGGGCTCAACAGCGGAAAAAAGCGCTTTGCCTGTTTGAGGTATTTACGCGCTTTCACATGATCTTTTTCACGCAACAGCAGGCGCACCAAGTCTTCGTAAACCCCGATGGAATATGGATTATCCACCACAGCCCGCTCCAAAACAGAGATTCCCAAGCCGGGCATTCCGCTTCTGACGGCGCAATCCGCATACACCAGCCTGTGTTCGGTCTGCATTCTGTTTCCCGGGCGGTCGTAAGCCATAAACGCGTTCAGTGCCATCAGCCAGTTTTTGAAATGGGCAAAGCTGAGCGCTTTCAGCAAAAGCAGGTGTTGATGAGATCCGATTCTCGCCTCGGCTTTGGCGATGCAGAGCTGAGCGGCTTCGAAATCTCCCACCCGGAAAAGCTGTTCGATTAAAAGGAAATAGATGAAGGGATTGTTGTCTATCACGCTCATCAATTCCCGCATAATGGCAATGCTTTCGCGGTGTTTTCCCAAATAGGCAAGCGCCAATGCCTTGTTGTAGCGAACGTCTGTGCTGGGCTGGCTGATTTTGTCGTAATACACAATGGCCAATTGATATTCGCCCTGGGCAAAAAAAGTGTTGCCGATGACCAGTTTGAGCTGATTATCGTTTGGATCCAGCTTCAATGCCGATTGGAAGCAGCGCACAGCTTTGTCGTAAAGCTGACGTTTTTGATAGAAATCCCCCAGGGCAATCAGCGGCCTCGGATCGTTGGGGTTTTCCTCCACCGCCTGCATCAGCAATTGAGCCGCGTGCAGCCAGTTTGTTCTCATCAGCGCTTCCGCCCTCAGAATCAGTTTTCGCAAATCTTCATCTGCCGGCATTTGTTGCTCCAATCTTCATTTAAAAAACCTCAGGGCAGTTCCTTCAGAATTTCTTCCACGGCGCGCAAAAGCTGGGTATCGTTGCCGGAAATCAGGTCTTCGGGGGTGATTTCCACCAAAATATCGGGTCGCACACCGGTTCCTTCCATGTTTGTGCCGTCCAGTTTATACCAGCCGGAGCCAGGCATGCGCATGGACGAACCATCCAAAAGGCGATATTGCCAGGTTCCAATCACGGAGCCGCTGGAAGGCTGTCCCACCACCTTTCCCAAGCCCAATTCCTGATAGACGGTGGGGAAAATCTCGCCATCGGAAAAAGAGCCTTCATCCACCAGCACGATGCTGGGACGGGTCCAAACCCGCCTGGGCTCCAGATTTTGGATGCCGCTGTAGCGCCGGGAAGTGGACCAGGCATAGGGCTGGCGGTTCAGAAGGTTGATGATTTGGTCGTGGATATGGCCGCCCGTGTTGCCACGAACATCGATGATGAGGGCTTCCTTGTCCACGTTGTCGCGGAAAAGATCACGGTAAAAATTATTATAGTCCTCGCTGCCCATGCTGGGGATGTGGATATAGCCCACGCGTCCCTGGGTGAGTTCATCCACCTTTTTTTGGCTCAATGCCGTTTCATAGTCATAGCGCAGGGCGCGGATTTCGTCCCATCCCAAGCCTGTGAGCGTGGCCTGTTTTTCCTCGCCATCGCTAAGATATTCGAGGTTGATACGGCTGCCTTCCTTGCCCAACAAAAGCTTATCCAGCGGAGTGTTGGCCATGATTTTCTCGCCGTCGATGGCGGTCACAATATCCCCGGTTTTGATGCCATAATAGCCAAAAAGAGATGAATTTGGATAAACCAATCTCACTTCCAAGCCTTCCTCAAGCTGCTTTTGCCAGTTGAATTCCAAGGGCAGATAGGCCGGGGATTCATATTTCATGCTCCCTTCGCGACGGGGATAAAAACCTGTGTGGGAGGCGTCAACGTCGCCAATCATTTCGTTCACGATGGAGGCAATATCGCTGATATTGCGTGCTTTTTCGGCAAAGGGGTGGTAGAGCTCGTAAAGCGCGTCCCAATCCTGGCCATGCATGTTCGGATCATAAAAATTGAGGCCAAAAGCACCCCAAACCTGTTCGAAAACGCGGGTGTTCAGCTTGCTGAGGCTGTATTCATATTTGAAGCTGGCGCCCACTTCACCCTTGTTGCGTTTTTCCAGATGGAACCAACTGATTTTGCCGTCGTTCAGCCAGTAAAGCTTGTCTCCCACGCGGCGGGGGCTTTTCGCTTTTTTTCCCAGGTCGTGCACGTCCTTCACGTTTTCACCCTGGATATTGGCTTTTTTCAGCTTGATGCCAGGGTCATCACCGCTGCCCCAAGCATAATAATAAAAAGTGCTGTCGTCGATGGCGCGTTCCACGCTCAGGCTGCGCTCGCTTTCCTCCAAAATGGGATACAGTCGTTTTTCCAAACCTTCCCAAACGATATTCAGTGGAAGCGCCGGTTTTTCCTGGGGCTCGTCTTCATTTGTCTCGGAGATGTCGATCTCAATTTCCATATCCACATCCTCCGCGTTTTCCTCCTCGGAAGGGTTCAGAATCTCGTCCCAATTGTCAATCTCAAATTCAAATTCATCTCTGGGTGCCAGATCCAGCCTGAAGATATCCCCGCCCCTGCCAATCAGGATGGAACGGTTATCCGGTGTCCAAGCCAGGGAGTTAATCCACATATCGTCGTTCATCAGCTTCAGGTTTTCACCGCTGGCAAAATCGTGCAGCCAAAGTTCACGCATCCAGATATCTTCACGGGTGGTGGCAAAAACGGCATATTCCCCGGTGGAATTGATGGCAAAATCGCCAATGGAAGCGCGGTTATTGTTGATGGGCTTCAGGTCTTTCAGTCCGGGACCGCCCACGGCGATGCGTCCGCTCTGGAGTTTATCGCCATAAAACAGCACCCATTTCCCGGAAGCTTCATCCCGGTAAAAACGATCCACGTCCAGGCTGTCCGCGCCGAACCATTCCATGCGTTGTGGTTTGGCGCCCTCTTCACATTTCACGCTGAAAAGCCTGCCGATGCCTCCGTCCATCATTCTCAGAGCCAGGCTGCGCCCATCTTCCAAGAATTCCATGGCACCGATGGCGGTGAGATCCGTCCCCACCGGCAGCACTTCACCCCCCTTGCGGGGCATGAAAAAAGCGTCATATTTGTATTTGAAGCCCACCAGCAGGTCGTCTCCCGAAACCGCGAAAGCCTCGATGGCATCCTTCACGTTTTCTGTTTGCAGGTCGCGCCGCCATTGGTCTTCACCAATCCTCACTTCCAGTTTCGCCGCGCCGCGCTCGGGTTCCCAAGTCCAAATTTCGTGGAACATCTCAAACGCCATGCGGTCGTTTTGGCGCGCGATATTTATATCCCGGGCAGACCACTGCGGGAAATCCGTCAACTGTCTGGGTTTGGAAAAATCCATGTCGTCGGCACTGTAAATCTGGAAACGCTGTCCATCCGAAGCGCAAAAATAGAGCCTGTCCCCGATGTGGGAATGCCGCGGATAGCGCTCCGTGAAGTCCGTAAAGGTCAGCCTGGTATAGCTCTTTGTGTCGATGTCAATTTCCCAAAGTTCGCCGGCGGTGCTGCCGCGGTAGGCCTCACGATGGGGATCGCCACGGCGGTTGAACACAATCTTTTTATTATCCGGTGAAAG
The genomic region above belongs to Candidatus Cloacimonadota bacterium and contains:
- the manA gene encoding mannose-6-phosphate isomerase, class I; translated protein: MMALHRLIAPLKNYAWGSPEFIPHLLGKTPDSGLPVAEMWLGAHPSASSILAENGRSLRELIASDPDRTLGRGVALAQGELPFLLKVLAAAEPLSLQAHPSAAQAKLGFERENSLALPLDSPLRNYRDPLPKPELLCALTPFKAICGFRPADEIAKNLKDAGVSGFLRKYDVFELHPNPRTFADLSMELLNLGQDTLSKALAALDEALPGNVLDPEIRDCILGLKRHHPGDRGLLAPLYLNIFQLEPGEALFLEAGVLHAYLEGAGIEIMGNSDNVLRGGLSPKHIDSLELARVLDFRPYPGGILKPENIGSGLEAYRTPAREFELRHLRLDGCGVVLKLNEAPLILLCEDGNVSLKAAGESLSLKKGESAFVSAEPERLELEGVGKLWLATLPLL
- a CDS encoding tetratricopeptide repeat protein produces the protein MPADEDLRKLILRAEALMRTNWLHAAQLLMQAVEENPNDPRPLIALGDFYQKRQLYDKAVRCFQSALKLDPNDNQLKLVIGNTFFAQGEYQLAIVYYDKISQPSTDVRYNKALALAYLGKHRESIAIMRELMSVIDNNPFIYFLLIEQLFRVGDFEAAQLCIAKAEARIGSHQHLLLLKALSFAHFKNWLMALNAFMAYDRPGNRMQTEHRLVYADCAVRSGMPGLGISVLERAVVDNPYSIGVYEDLVRLLLREKDHVKARKYLKQAKRFFPLLSPMLQLLQGRLGRIEEQ